A single region of the Gasterosteus aculeatus chromosome 1, fGasAcu3.hap1.1, whole genome shotgun sequence genome encodes:
- the lyrm9 gene encoding LYR motif-containing protein 9, with product MLPLVGAELTPVQLYRHLLRCCRQLPGGAMQQHYRHAIRQGYTSHSDEDDPERIQMIIQRAVADAGWVLDKYTKKK from the exons ATGCTGCCGCTAGTCGGAGCCGAGCTGACACCAGTGCAGCTCTACCGACACCTGCTCAGGTGCTGCAGGCAGTTACCCGGCGGCGCCATGCAGCAGCATTACCGGCACGCCATCAGACAG GGTTACACCAGTCACTCGGATGAAGACGACCCAGAGAGGATACAGATGATAATCCAAAGAGCCGTAGCAGACGCAGGCTGGGTTCTGGATAAA TACACCAAGAAGAAGTGA
- the ift20 gene encoding intraflagellar transport protein 20 homolog → MAKDPLAEAGFYVDELNKLRVLDPDVSQKTSELKEECKEFVDKISQFQKIVGGLIELVDELAKEAETEKMKAIGARNLLKSVAKQREAQQQQLQALIAEKKMQLERYHIEYEALSKVESEQNEFIDQFILQK, encoded by the exons ATGGCTAAAGACCCGTTGGCCGAGGCAGGCTTTTACGTCGATGAGCTCAACAAGCTGCGGGTCCTCGACCCCGACGTCAGCCAGAAGACCTCGGAGCTCAAGGAGGAGTGTAAAGAGTTTGTGGACA AAATTAGCCAGTTCCAGAAGATAGTGGGGGGGCTGATTGAGCTGGTGGACGAGTTGGCAAAGGAAGCGGAGACAGAAAAGATGAAG GCCATCGGAGCCAGGAACCTGCTGAAGTCGGTGGCGAAGCAGAGAGAagctcaacagcagcagctgcaggcgcTCATAGCCGAGAAGAAGATGCAGCTGGAGAG GTATCACATCGAGTACGAGGCCTTGTCCAAAGTGGAGTCGGAGCAGAACGAGTTCATCGACCAGTTCATCCTGCAGAAGTGA
- the tnfaip1 gene encoding BTB/POZ domain-containing adapter for CUL3-mediated RhoA degradation protein 2, with protein sequence MSGDSCPPQRHSHSASPLACPKTKTCSYRGAVGLGNKYVRINVGGSLFYTTLQVLTRQSCMLRAMFSGKKEVFTDKDGWILIDRSGKHFNSVLCFLRDGTAALPKGRQAVQEVLAEAKFYEVQGLVELCQSSLQGNKELPMCVIPLVTSSQEEEKLIQSSTKPVVKLVYNRSNNKYSYTSNSDDHLLKNIELFDRLSLSFNGRVLFIKDVIGDEICCWSFYGQARKLAEVCCTSIVYATEKKQTKVEFPEARIYEETLNTLLYETMAPPDNLLLEATRRSYTYCGSHSEEEEGGGGPGGAEQRERVRRIHVKRYSTYEERPLGH encoded by the exons ATGTCCGGGGACAGCTGCCCGCCCCAGCGTCACTCCCACTCCGCCTCCCCCCTGGCCTGTCCCAAGACCAAGACCTGCAGCTACCGAGGGGCGGTGGGCCTGGGCAACAAGTACGTCCGCATCAATGTCGGCGGCAGCCTGTTCTACACGACGCTGCAGGTGCTGACCCGGCAGAGCTGCATGCTGAGAGCCATGTTCAGTGGGAAGAAGGAGGTGTTCACGGATAAAGACG GTTGGATCCTGATCGACCGCAGCGGGAAACACTTCAACAGCGTCCTGTGCTTCCTGCGCGACGGCACGGCCGCCTTGCCCAAAGGCCGCCAGGCGGTCCAGGAGGTGCTCGCCGAGGCCAAGTTCTACGAGGTCCAGGGCCtggtggagctctgtcagagcaGCCTGCAG GGCAATAAAGAGCTGCCCATGTGTGTCATTCCGCTGGTCACCTccagtcaggaggaggagaagctcatCCAGTCCTCCACCAAG CCTGTGGTGAAGCTGGTGTACAACAGAAGCAACAACAAGTATTCCTACACCAG CAACTCTGACGACCATCTGCTGAAGAACATCGAGCTGTTCGACCGTCTTTCCCTCAGCTTCAACGGCCGCGTCCTCTTCATCAAGGACGTGATCGGGGACGAGATCTGCTGCTGGTCCTTCTACGGCCAGGCTCGCAAGCTGGCCGAGGTCTGCTGCACCTCCATCGTCTACGCCACGGAGAAGAAGCAGACCAAG gtGGAGTTCCCCGAAGCTCGCATCTACGAGGAGACCCTGAACACGCTGCTGTACGAGACGATGGCGCCGCCCGacaacctgctgctggaggccacgCGCCGCAGCTACACCTACTGCGGCTcccacagcgaggaggaggagggcgggggggggcctgGCGGCGCCGAGCAGCGGGAGCGCGTCCGGCGGATCCACGTGAAGAGGTACAGCACGTACGAGGAGCGGCCACTGGGACACTGA